From a region of the Candidatus Abyssobacteria bacterium SURF_5 genome:
- a CDS encoding ABC transporter permease subunit, protein MDYLIDALLKACRLIITLDRELAVVVWTSLKVSLTAVVLASLVGVPLGFIIGAGHFRGKHQLEIALNTSMAMPTVVVGLIVYSFVSRRGPLGVYGLLFTPAAMIIGQFILAAPIITALSLSATKAVDMRVSETARTLGATAIQSAVATISEARYAVLVAVVAGFGRVIAEVGSAMILGGNIEGYTRTMTTAIALETGKGEFSLAIALGLILILIALTVNAVVQSFRLKRAY, encoded by the coding sequence ATGGATTATCTGATTGACGCCTTGCTCAAGGCGTGCCGGCTGATTATCACGCTTGACCGCGAGCTCGCCGTCGTCGTTTGGACCTCGCTGAAAGTCTCGCTCACCGCCGTTGTGCTCGCCAGCCTCGTGGGAGTGCCGCTCGGCTTCATCATCGGCGCCGGCCATTTTCGCGGAAAGCATCAGCTGGAAATTGCGCTCAACACCTCGATGGCCATGCCGACGGTGGTTGTCGGCCTAATCGTATACTCCTTTGTTTCTCGAAGGGGGCCGTTGGGGGTGTATGGGCTCCTCTTTACGCCGGCCGCAATGATTATTGGGCAATTCATTCTCGCGGCGCCGATTATCACTGCGCTTTCTCTTTCGGCGACGAAGGCCGTTGATATGCGGGTGAGCGAAACCGCGCGCACGCTGGGTGCGACGGCGATTCAATCGGCGGTCGCGACGATCAGCGAAGCGAGATATGCGGTCCTCGTTGCGGTCGTGGCTGGTTTTGGCCGCGTGATCGCTGAGGTCGGCTCCGCAATGATTCTCGGCGGCAACATTGAGGGCTATACCCGAACCATGACGACCGCGATCGCGCTCGAGACGGGGAAAGGTGAGTTCTCTCTTGCGATCGCGCTCGGGCTGATTCTGATCCTGATCGCACTGACGGTAAACGCGGTGGTCCAAAGTTTTCGCCTCAAAAGAGCGTATTAG